CTTTCCGTAAATATTCTAGTACAGCATCGATCGCATCACGACTACCTGCGATCGTGGAGTTAATGCCTTCTTTGGCAAGCAGGATCGTGCCTTTGAGTTGATGAGCGTCACAAAATTCTTTAATAGGATTCCGCAATGATTCATAATCTGGCAATTCCGTAAAATGATAAAAAGCTGCGACAACACAAGGTTCCATCGCCTCTTGCTGATTAGCTTGAATTGTTTGATTAATTTGTGCTTGCAGACGGGTTACTTGTTTAATCCTAGTCATTTGCCCAGAAATTTGCCAGAAATTTATTTAAAAGGCGATCGCTTTTCTATAACTCCAATATAGCGCCTTGCGTTCTAGTTATCCTAATCACCATCGGTTGAAAATCCGCTAAAAAATTGCAAAACCCTTATGGGATTTTGATTACTTCGCTCAGCCCAATATTTAAATATCTCGACAGAGTTGTTGTGGTAACTGTTCAAGGACTCGCTGAAACGGGGCGAAATCTCTCAAACCATGCGACAAAATCAAAGCTCCTTGCATACAAATCATCGCATCTTCGCCGCGCTCCTTTGCCAATTTTTCATCTAATCCTGCGGTGACTAGAACCTTTGTGATCGCCTCAATCCATAGCGAAAAAGCACCACGAATCTCTGCGTGAAACAAATCATCACTCGACTGCTGCATCACCAAAACTGCCCAGAGGCAAGAATTTTGTCCCTCATTAAAAAATTTGCCCACTTCCTCACTCATGGACTTAAATTTAGCGATCGGTGGTTCGGGACGATCGAGGATTTCCAAAATGCTCGTCTCTAGCCAATTGTTGACATGCGTAAGAGCTGTCTCCGCCATTTCTGCCTTGCCTCTAGGGAAATGGTGATAGAGACTAGCTTTCCCCAAGCCCGTCTCTTGTGAAATTTTGGAAAGGGTTACACCCTCATAACCAAACTGACGAAACAGCTTGAGCAAAGTTGGTACATGGGTTTGTCTAGACATAGATTTTTATCAGAGGATTGATGGCGCGAAGCGCCATCAATCCTCTTGGGATATAGCAATATTTACTTATAGTTCTGCAATTTAGGAACCAATTTTTGGTGGCGCGTCTTTGCCGCGCCACCAAAAATTGGTTTTTATTTTATAGCAAAGTCTTTATTGACATTATACCGACCGAACAGTACAGTATCAATATACCGAGCGGACGGTACAGTAAATTTAACTTTGCTCCTCACCAAAAAAATAGGCAAATTAATGATTAAGCTATATGGTCACGAAATCTCTGGGAACAGCTACAAAGTATGTTTGATGTTGTCATTGCTCAATCTTGAGTATGAATGGGTCAGGGTCGATCTAATGAAAGGCGAACATAAATCACCAGAGTATTTGGCAAAGAATCCTTTTGGTCAAGTTCCTTTACTAGTCGATGATGAGACTCAAATTGCTGATTCTCAAGCGATTTTGGTTTATTTAGCGAGAAAGTATAGCGACGAACAATGGCTACCTACTGATGCATTACCAATGGCGCAAGTAGTTCGTTGGTTGTCAACGGCTGCAGGTGAAGTACGTCAAGGACTAGGGAACTCAAGACTATTCTATCTATTTGGAGCAGGCACGAAGA
The Pseudanabaena sp. BC1403 genome window above contains:
- a CDS encoding TetR/AcrR family transcriptional regulator gives rise to the protein MSRQTHVPTLLKLFRQFGYEGVTLSKISQETGLGKASLYHHFPRGKAEMAETALTHVNNWLETSILEILDRPEPPIAKFKSMSEEVGKFFNEGQNSCLWAVLVMQQSSDDLFHAEIRGAFSLWIEAITKVLVTAGLDEKLAKERGEDAMICMQGALILSHGLRDFAPFQRVLEQLPQQLCRDI
- a CDS encoding glutathione S-transferase family protein; the protein is MIKLYGHEISGNSYKVCLMLSLLNLEYEWVRVDLMKGEHKSPEYLAKNPFGQVPLLVDDETQIADSQAILVYLARKYSDEQWLPTDALPMAQVVRWLSTAAGEVRQGLGNSRLFYLFGAGTKINIESATEKSHFILKQLDQHLSTRTWLECDRPTIADVAIYPYISLAKDGKIELDAYSHVLSWMERFQKLDGYVPMLGA